One part of the Rutidosis leptorrhynchoides isolate AG116_Rl617_1_P2 chromosome 1, CSIRO_AGI_Rlap_v1, whole genome shotgun sequence genome encodes these proteins:
- the LOC139863824 gene encoding probable WRKY transcription factor 48 has product MDNKEDLNNNKNNLKDSNLMANSAFSDQIPAGYGGGNFFDVHQGYLDNILAFQDYGGSSLYDLFPPPSLESPSISSPPVSTVPESIAAEIVNTPTQNSSSISCSSNEAANNVDQENNRIRSDEEQHDNDNDDEEENEKTPTTASKQLKPKKKNPKKAREPRFAFMTKSDIDHLDDGYRWRKYGQKAVKNSPFPRSYHRCTSVSCGVKKRVERSSEDPSIVITTYEGTHTHPYPMTPRGTIGIMPEPASYGGFNGGINGILSSFQFTQPQYQHLQPQLQPFTYNLTSNASSLSFNTTNASVNTSSYSNLIQERRFAPSSSSALLRDNDGLLEDVVPSQIRKDEPKEEQF; this is encoded by the exons ATGGACAATAAAGAAGActtaaacaacaacaaaaataacttAAAAGATTCAAACTTGATGGCAAACTCTGCATTTTCCGATCAGATTCCGGCGGGTTATGGTGGTGGAAACTTTTTTGATGTACATCAAGGGTACTTAGACAACATATTAGCTTTTCAAGATTATGGTGGCTCATCTCTTTATGATTTATTTCCACCACCATCACTTGAATCACCATCTATCAGCTCACCACCGGTTTCCACCGTGCCGGAGTCAATAGCGGCGGAGATTGTCAACACACCCACACAGAATTCGTCTTCAATTTCATGTTCTTCAAATGAAGCTGCAAATAATGTTGATCAAGAGAATAATAGAATTAGATCAGATGAAGaacaacatgataatgataatgatgatgaagaagagaaTGAAAAGACTCCTACTACTGCTAGTAAACA GTTAAAGCCAAAAAAGAAGAACCCAAAAAAGGCAAGAGAACCAAGATTTGCGTTCATGACAAAGAGTGACATTGATCACTTGGATGATGGTTATAGATGGAGAAAGTATGGTCAGAAAGCTGTTAAAAACAGCCCTTTTCCCCG GAGTTATCATCGATGCACAAGTGTATCATGTGGAGTGAAGAAGCGAGTCGAAAGATCATCTGAAGATCCATCTATTGTTATTACAACATATGAAGGTACTCACACTCATCCATATCCGATGACGCCTCGAGGAACCATAGGGATTATGCCAGAACCCGCAAGTTATGGCGGTTTTAATGGTGGTATTAATGGTATACTTTCTTCATTTCAGTTTACACAACCTCAATACCAACATTTACAACCACAATTACAACCTTTTACCTATAACCTAACATCAAACGCTTCATCTTTAAGCTTTAACACCACTAATGCTAGTGTTAATACATCATCATACTCCAATTTGATTCAAGAGAGACGCTTTgcaccttcttcttcttctgcaTTGCTTAGAGATAATGATGGATTACTTGAAGATGTCGTCCCATCTCAGATTCGAAAAGACGAGCCCAAAGAAGAACAATTTTAA